One Candidatus Sulfurimonas baltica DNA segment encodes these proteins:
- a CDS encoding response regulator, with protein sequence MIRIMIVDDSSIIRKIFAKDLQEIGYTVAGVARDGKEAISMYENLMPDLVTMDITMPIMNGIESLKAIKAKFKDAKVIMVTSHGEEKLVMEALSNGAKGYILKPITTEKIQQAIYKIFPNPINTNETVTEIITPM encoded by the coding sequence ATGATAAGAATTATGATAGTAGATGACTCATCAATAATAAGAAAGATATTTGCAAAAGACTTACAAGAAATTGGCTACACAGTCGCTGGAGTAGCGAGGGATGGCAAAGAAGCAATTAGTATGTATGAGAATTTAATGCCAGATTTGGTAACGATGGATATTACTATGCCAATTATGAACGGTATAGAGTCATTAAAAGCGATAAAAGCAAAATTTAAAGATGCAAAAGTGATTATGGTTACTTCTCACGGTGAAGAAAAATTAGTAATGGAAGCTTTATCAAATGGAGCAAAGGGGTATATACTAAAGCCTATTACAACTGAAAAAATTCAACAAGCAATATATAAAATTTTCCCAAACCCAAT
- a CDS encoding ATP-binding protein yields the protein MSRVFFNKKISTNLNIHLFHLSFTSFLYAALAWLSLLYGEGIHLLFAGMVIASIAAGSVITVVSIFHFFVIYVIVQMSGLISAFLYSNQEIFYISAVLAFTFSIFVISNGYKQYSSIKEMLRLHGQINDLLDNAGQGFLSFDKNLICESSFSTECKKIFNLQELEGLDISQLLFSQNTADKELFCEGIDKAARCDDRLIRDMFLSLIPKEQIINNHSIKIECKALHNGKFMLILTDISKTKTLKSKVEHQLQVQNMIVEVASNKNDFLELKDAFSTFIKDLSSDKDVSAGAIDRLKRELHTFKGVFAQKKMIYIPSYIHEVELKIRNISFSSEIIPAVIEANLQDEFNKDIAIVHSILGENFLSSKKAISVEVESINEIESKLTSISSNSEYKEQKEMNDVLAKVKKLKYESVKSMLTPYISYVKQLSSKLEKEVYELEIQGDEDIKVSTKIKPFIKSLVHLFNNCVDHGIEDIDTRANLEKDDIGTIKCKFEVVHDVLVIQISDDGQGIDTDKLSLNAINKALVDEERIALMSEQEKCSLIFTNKLSTKDKTSIISGFGVGMSSIKDNLEKINATYSIKNTPEHGVSFSFFIPLNTDRNADYSYLNRCENICNCICEQIGIFMNETLNIEVINTKELTDQIFENKYVQAELYGSFNGKVIIVFSKEITNLLTSTLIPDGFNELDKQCLIQELPCEILNTVVGLSIQYFDKNIKDTNLSSPINYDNFSLMNLGKKGKSKFVKEIETSYGRIICIVTQREEQ from the coding sequence TTGAGTAGAGTTTTTTTTAACAAAAAAATATCTACCAATTTAAATATTCATTTGTTTCATTTATCATTTACATCTTTTCTTTATGCCGCATTAGCATGGCTGAGTCTACTGTATGGTGAAGGAATTCACTTGCTTTTTGCCGGAATGGTTATAGCATCTATCGCAGCTGGCTCGGTCATAACTGTTGTTAGTATTTTTCATTTCTTTGTTATTTATGTAATTGTTCAAATGTCTGGTCTCATCAGTGCCTTTTTATACTCCAATCAAGAAATTTTCTATATAAGTGCTGTGCTTGCTTTTACCTTTAGTATTTTTGTTATATCTAATGGTTATAAGCAGTATTCATCTATAAAAGAGATGTTAAGGCTACATGGTCAAATTAATGATTTACTCGATAATGCAGGACAGGGATTTTTATCATTTGACAAAAATTTAATATGCGAAAGTAGCTTTTCAACTGAGTGCAAAAAAATATTTAATCTTCAAGAACTAGAAGGTCTTGATATATCTCAGCTGCTTTTTAGCCAAAACACAGCAGATAAAGAACTTTTTTGTGAGGGGATAGATAAAGCTGCAAGATGTGATGACAGGCTGATTAGAGATATGTTTTTATCTTTAATCCCAAAAGAACAAATTATAAATAATCACTCAATAAAAATTGAGTGTAAAGCACTTCACAATGGTAAGTTTATGCTTATCCTGACAGATATTTCAAAAACAAAAACTCTAAAATCTAAAGTTGAACATCAACTACAAGTACAAAACATGATTGTGGAGGTTGCTTCAAATAAAAATGATTTTTTAGAGTTAAAAGATGCGTTTAGTACTTTTATAAAAGATTTATCCTCCGACAAGGATGTCTCCGCCGGTGCAATAGATAGATTAAAAAGGGAGTTACACACATTCAAAGGTGTTTTTGCACAAAAAAAGATGATTTATATACCATCCTACATTCATGAAGTTGAATTAAAAATACGCAATATCTCTTTTAGCAGTGAAATCATTCCTGCCGTTATAGAGGCAAACTTACAAGATGAATTTAATAAAGATATAGCTATTGTTCATTCTATTTTGGGTGAAAATTTTTTAAGTTCTAAAAAAGCCATATCTGTCGAGGTTGAGTCCATAAATGAGATTGAGTCAAAATTAACATCAATCAGCTCCAATTCGGAGTATAAAGAACAAAAAGAAATGAACGATGTTTTAGCAAAAGTAAAAAAATTAAAATACGAATCAGTTAAAAGTATGTTGACCCCTTATATTTCTTATGTCAAGCAGTTGTCATCTAAGCTAGAAAAAGAGGTATATGAACTGGAGATACAAGGAGATGAAGATATAAAAGTATCCACAAAAATCAAGCCTTTTATAAAATCACTTGTTCATCTTTTCAATAACTGTGTAGATCATGGGATAGAAGACATTGATACGAGAGCTAATTTAGAGAAAGATGATATAGGTACAATAAAATGTAAGTTTGAAGTTGTACATGATGTTTTAGTCATACAAATAAGTGATGACGGACAAGGAATAGATACAGATAAACTATCGTTAAATGCAATTAACAAAGCTCTTGTAGATGAAGAGCGTATAGCACTGATGAGCGAGCAGGAGAAGTGTAGTCTTATTTTTACTAATAAGCTAAGCACTAAAGATAAAACTTCTATTATCTCTGGTTTTGGTGTAGGGATGAGTTCCATTAAAGATAATTTAGAAAAAATAAATGCTACATACAGTATAAAAAACACACCTGAGCATGGTGTTAGTTTTTCATTTTTTATACCGCTAAACACAGATAGAAATGCAGATTATTCGTATTTAAACAGGTGTGAGAATATTTGCAATTGCATTTGTGAACAAATTGGCATATTTATGAACGAGACGCTAAATATTGAAGTTATTAACACCAAAGAGTTAACTGATCAAATTTTTGAGAATAAATATGTTCAAGCTGAGTTATATGGCAGTTTTAATGGTAAAGTTATTATTGTTTTTTCTAAAGAAATCACTAATTTACTTACCTCTACTTTAATTCCAGATGGCTTCAACGAGCTCGATAAACAGTGTCTTATTCAAGAACTTCCATGTGAAATATTAAATACGGTTGTTGGTCTCTCTATTCAATATTTTGACAAAAACATAAAGGACACAAACCTGTCATCTCCGATAAATTACGACAATTTTAGTTTAATGAATTTGGGAAAAAAGGGCAAAAGTAAATTTGTTAAAGAGATTGAGACATCATATGGTAGAATAATATGCATAGTTACACAAAGGGAAGAACAATGA
- a CDS encoding GGDEF domain-containing protein produces the protein MLNNGIKKSKLKNMLHPCGVADINSSMSTIIELFTNNPESVGIIITNNSKYYGFLSARAIITIMNEQNLLYAIEQNPLTKLPGNTMIEKYISDVINNEKMHMLCYFDLDNFKAFNDAYGFRNGDRVIQLFADILRKNLSQEFFKAHIGGDDFFTAVEYSQENEYMYIEEIFNIVTKFTDDVRELYSHEDKIKGCIISTDRDGNKKEFPLLSVSASLLVIHKKTRKRSLENINQILSVQKKVAKQDTNRISMSCLL, from the coding sequence ATGCTAAACAACGGCATAAAAAAGTCAAAACTTAAAAACATGCTTCATCCTTGCGGAGTAGCTGATATCAACAGCAGCATGTCAACCATTATTGAGCTATTTACAAATAATCCTGAGTCTGTGGGAATTATCATAACAAATAACTCAAAATATTACGGTTTCTTATCTGCTAGAGCCATTATTACAATAATGAATGAGCAAAATTTACTATACGCAATAGAACAAAACCCACTCACTAAACTCCCCGGAAATACAATGATAGAAAAATACATTTCTGATGTGATAAATAATGAAAAAATGCATATGCTATGCTATTTTGATCTTGACAATTTCAAAGCATTTAACGATGCGTATGGCTTTAGAAACGGAGATAGAGTCATACAGCTTTTTGCAGATATATTGAGAAAAAATTTATCCCAAGAGTTTTTTAAAGCCCATATTGGAGGGGATGATTTTTTTACTGCAGTAGAGTACAGCCAAGAGAATGAATACATGTACATCGAAGAAATATTTAATATAGTTACAAAATTCACCGATGACGTAAGAGAGCTATACTCTCATGAAGATAAAATAAAAGGATGCATAATATCAACCGATAGAGATGGAAATAAAAAAGAGTTTCCTCTGCTAAGCGTGAGCGCATCACTTCTTGTAATTCACAAAAAAACAAGAAAAAGATCTCTTGAAAATATTAACCAGATATTATCAGTACAGAAAAAAGTTGCTAAACAAGATACTAATCGTATCTCTATGAGTTGTCTACTATAA
- a CDS encoding EAL domain-containing protein: MIKIDRFFLTNIEKDIKKKIMVRSITHLAIQLGIKVIAEGVETREELLTCRDIGCHLVQGYLVQKPTTNTKEILKEYVNIIDLIKSDNRVVHEECKTEVYLNKEPSLTIDTNMSLVIDCFKKYPDLSILPIVNSNNEPIGILEQNKIKRKISNAKQRHKKVKT, from the coding sequence ATCATTAAAATAGATAGATTTTTTTTAACAAATATCGAAAAAGATATTAAGAAAAAAATCATGGTAAGAAGTATAACTCATTTAGCTATTCAGCTTGGTATAAAAGTCATAGCAGAAGGAGTTGAAACCAGAGAAGAACTGCTTACATGTAGAGATATAGGTTGCCATCTTGTTCAAGGCTATTTAGTCCAAAAACCAACTACTAATACAAAAGAGATACTCAAAGAGTATGTAAACATCATAGATCTTATAAAAAGCGACAACAGAGTAGTACACGAGGAGTGCAAAACAGAAGTCTACCTAAACAAGGAGCCATCGCTTACTATTGATACAAATATGAGCTTAGTAATAGATTGCTTTAAAAAATATCCTGACTTGTCTATATTGCCAATAGTAAACTCAAATAATGAGCCTATTGGAATACTAGAGCAAAACAAAATAAAACGGAAGATCTCTAATGCTAAACAACGGCATAAAAAAGTCAAAACTTAA
- a CDS encoding EAL domain-containing protein, translating to MENKLPKRWLNNLEVLDIAFQPIINIHTGKIFAVEALLRNFQEVGFASIFSLFDQVYKDNLLYSFDIKLREKALKKFIQIDDFKDIKLFYNLDNRLFEMPNFTHGNTSKILKQYGVKKNNICFEISERHEISSDCNMEKILAHYKDSKYCIAIDDFGVGHSGYKLLYDSMISLK from the coding sequence ATGGAAAATAAATTACCAAAAAGATGGCTCAATAATTTAGAAGTTTTAGATATAGCTTTTCAACCAATCATCAACATACATACTGGAAAAATTTTTGCAGTTGAGGCACTTTTGCGCAATTTTCAAGAAGTTGGATTTGCTTCTATTTTCTCGCTCTTCGACCAAGTATATAAAGATAATCTTCTCTACTCTTTTGATATAAAATTACGTGAGAAAGCTTTAAAAAAATTTATACAAATTGATGATTTTAAAGATATTAAACTATTTTATAACCTAGACAACAGACTCTTTGAGATGCCGAACTTCACTCATGGAAATACAAGCAAAATCCTTAAACAATATGGTGTAAAAAAGAACAATATCTGCTTTGAAATCTCAGAGAGACACGAGATATCAAGTGATTGCAATATGGAAAAAATACTTGCACACTATAAAGATTCAAAATACTGTATTGCTATTGATGATTTTGGAGTCGGTCACTCAGGCTATAAACTTCTGTATGACAGCATGATATCATTAAAATAG
- the murI gene encoding glutamate racemase produces the protein MKIGVFDSGIGGLTVVKSLLEHNLFEEIVYFGDTARVPYGIKDKITIIRYAIEAVEFFKNFELDLIIVACNTVSAYALDEMREVSDCPVIGVVEAGILATANALKDKTSNILILGTKATINSKAYEIGLKAEGFHNLQAKATGLFVPLVEEEIYCGEILEATFRHYFSQTTSPDAIILGCTHFPLISDALQNYFSKDKILIHSGDAIVEYLEKNFDFNVKYNNPKLEFFASENPDALKAVSKKWLNI, from the coding sequence ATGAAGATAGGTGTATTTGATAGTGGAATTGGTGGTTTAACGGTTGTTAAATCACTCCTTGAGCACAATCTTTTTGAAGAGATAGTCTACTTTGGAGATACAGCTCGTGTCCCTTACGGTATAAAAGATAAAATAACCATCATTCGCTACGCAATTGAAGCCGTAGAATTTTTCAAAAATTTTGAACTTGACCTTATTATAGTTGCTTGCAACACCGTCAGCGCTTATGCTTTGGATGAGATGAGAGAAGTCTCTGATTGCCCAGTCATAGGGGTTGTAGAAGCCGGAATACTGGCTACAGCCAATGCACTTAAAGATAAAACTTCTAATATACTAATTCTTGGAACAAAAGCTACTATAAACTCAAAAGCTTATGAGATAGGTCTTAAAGCAGAGGGCTTTCATAATCTACAGGCAAAAGCGACAGGACTCTTCGTACCTCTTGTGGAAGAGGAGATTTACTGTGGAGAAATTTTAGAAGCAACATTTAGACACTACTTCAGTCAAACGACAAGTCCAGATGCTATTATTTTAGGCTGTACTCACTTTCCTCTTATCTCTGATGCGCTGCAAAACTACTTCTCAAAAGATAAGATATTAATTCACTCTGGTGATGCTATAGTTGAGTACTTGGAGAAAAACTTTGATTTTAATGTAAAGTACAATAATCCTAAACTGGAATTCTTTGCATCTGAAAATCCGGATGCATTAAAGGCTGTTAGTAAAAAATGGTTGAATATATAA
- the rho gene encoding transcription termination factor Rho, which translates to MSENNSEQPRKPSPKSSPKNNSKQRTHKPVKGASVEELRIKSIDELTALAIELNVENPNELKRQDIIFEILKAQTEQGGFILFSGILEIMQDGYGFIRSIDKSFNESINDAYVSNTQIKRFALRNGDVVTGQVRPPKDQERYYALIKIEAVNSLPPEESKKRPLFENLTPLYALDQIKLEYREKGLTGRMLDLFSPIGKGQRALIVAPPRSGKTELLKEIAHGITHNHAEIDLMVLLVDERPEEVTDMERSVKGEVYSSTFDMPAKNHVKVAEMVIEKAKRRVELGKDVVILLDSITRLARAYNTVTPSSGKVLSGGVDANALHRPKRFFGAARNIENGGSLTIIATALVDTGSKMDEVIFEEFKGTGNSEVVLDRKIADRRIFPAIDILKSGTRKDELLIGPEVLQKVFILRQMIHKQENEIEALKFVYTTMGKKATNDEFLESMNTNS; encoded by the coding sequence ATGAGTGAAAACAATTCAGAACAACCGCGTAAACCTAGCCCTAAATCTAGCCCTAAGAACAATTCAAAGCAAAGAACTCACAAACCCGTAAAAGGTGCAAGTGTTGAAGAACTTCGTATAAAGAGTATTGATGAGTTAACGGCTTTAGCAATAGAGTTAAATGTTGAAAACCCCAACGAACTTAAGCGTCAAGACATTATCTTTGAAATTCTAAAAGCGCAAACCGAACAAGGCGGTTTTATCCTTTTTAGTGGAATTCTTGAGATTATGCAAGATGGATACGGATTTATCCGCTCTATAGACAAAAGCTTTAACGAGAGTATAAATGATGCTTATGTTTCCAATACACAGATTAAAAGATTTGCACTTAGAAACGGGGATGTTGTAACAGGTCAGGTTAGACCGCCAAAAGACCAAGAGAGATATTATGCTCTTATTAAAATAGAAGCTGTAAACTCACTTCCCCCTGAAGAGAGTAAGAAAAGACCCCTATTTGAGAACCTTACACCACTTTACGCGCTAGACCAAATAAAACTAGAGTACAGAGAAAAAGGTCTAACAGGTCGTATGCTTGACTTATTTTCACCTATTGGTAAAGGTCAGCGTGCCCTTATAGTTGCACCTCCTAGAAGCGGTAAAACTGAACTTTTAAAGGAAATTGCTCATGGTATAACTCATAACCATGCAGAGATTGACCTAATGGTTTTACTTGTTGATGAGAGACCTGAAGAGGTTACAGATATGGAGAGAAGTGTTAAAGGTGAAGTTTATAGTTCAACTTTTGATATGCCTGCAAAAAACCATGTAAAAGTTGCCGAGATGGTAATAGAAAAAGCAAAAAGACGTGTTGAACTAGGTAAAGACGTTGTTATTTTACTTGACTCCATCACCCGTCTGGCACGTGCATACAATACTGTTACACCTTCAAGCGGAAAAGTTCTGAGCGGTGGTGTTGATGCAAATGCTCTTCACAGACCAAAACGTTTTTTTGGAGCTGCCCGCAACATTGAAAATGGAGGAAGCTTAACTATCATTGCAACTGCCCTTGTTGATACAGGTAGCAAAATGGATGAAGTTATTTTTGAAGAGTTCAAAGGTACAGGTAACTCAGAGGTTGTTCTTGATAGAAAAATTGCCGACAGAAGAATTTTCCCTGCAATTGATATTCTTAAATCTGGAACACGTAAAGATGAGCTTCTTATCGGCCCTGAAGTTCTCCAAAAAGTATTTATTCTTCGCCAGATGATACATAAACAAGAGAATGAAATTGAAGCGCTTAAATTTGTTTATACGACTATGGGCAAAAAAGCTACAAATGATGAATTCCTAGAAAGCATGAATACAAACTCATAA